Proteins from one Anastrepha obliqua isolate idAnaObli1 chromosome 2, idAnaObli1_1.0, whole genome shotgun sequence genomic window:
- the LOC129239094 gene encoding pair-rule protein odd-paired-like: MGNGSSAAVAAAHCPTPFAFPFTPFGLNWFDIDPSRILGLLRHQTWLTEEALKGRNLLNTPKDFAHRYNPIGELFAKDFHQNHSHATTAELLAGVAAPNNRASAASPVKQATTSPLQQPERSTIPQQQEQYKQQHHQQPQQQQQQQKQQQTFNIRYPSPAAFFHHQQQQQQQQQQQQQQQHLKQKSSRQGTPSPHATATSTQSKPDTTPTSHTETPDDDAVIELTTHDEARDSGRESAVHTPSNSTGTSSGIGTSATTSSGALSSACSPLLYKESLEQLLQRRRSGSSLGGVSDSLRSYTQLLLSSSTPGCTDTSSCKEKSSSSSTSSTPPPTSALLAQHQLLTQRLNSPSESSSLFGEPIEEETRCVVCNAHFPNVWLLEQHAALQHPHIGPGEEKPFICEQCGQSYRYRSAYAKHKEQNHRARLPADKLFTCDVCGMQFRYLKSFKKHRLNHALERLHGKKGVIGKHCLAPVHVLGEQDVVTSSQEPMVADEGGEDLRINVKREQDDDEREQREREDQDCTVDSAGMMLYNDNNNATSLATTSVAEANISSSDGIHSTNKGPRLLATPQMETDPSYHHLQRHPQHPHHHQQQLPQQHQHQQLPPHLHGNVAGTSLPPHQHQHPHAALPHSHHPHAHAHHAAAASTLNSLNSLNSITSLINAERIPNEQFLGLNPQEASILNFLRVDAAERQRDKRPQTSRFACPFCGKCVRSKENLKLHVRKHTGERPFVCLFCGRAFGGKSDLTRHLRIHTGERPYHCESCGKCFARADYLSKHLTTHIHNAPR; the protein is encoded by the exons ATGGGAAACGGCAGCAGCGCTGCAGTGGCTGCCGCCCACTGTCCCACCCCGTTCGCCTTTCCGTTCACACCGTTCGGCCTGAATTGGTTCGACATTGATCCGTCCAGAATTTTGGGTTTGCTCCGCCACCAGACATGGCTGACCGAAGAGGCTTTAAA GGGTCGTAATTTGCTAAACACACCTAAGGACTTTGCCCACCGTTACAATCCCATTGGCGAATTGTTCGCCAAAGATTTCCATCAGAATCATTCGCATGCCACCACTGCCGAATTGCTTGCTGGCGTGGCAGCCCCCAACAATCGGGCAAGTGCCGCCAGTCCAGTCAAGCAAGCAACAACATCACCACTGCAACAGCCTGAACGTAGCACAATACCACAGCAGCAAGAACAGTACAAACAGCAACACcatcaacaaccacaacaacaacagcaacaacaaaaacaacaacaaacattcaACATACGTTATCCCTCACCAGCTGCATTTTTCCAtcatcaacagcagcagcagcagcagcaacaacaacaacaacagcaacagcatctGAAGCAAAAGTCCAGTCGTCAAGGCACACCATCACCTCATGCCACAGCCACTTCTACACAATCGAAGCCAGATACGACACCCACATCGCACACTGAAACACCGGACGATGATGCGGTTATTGAGCTCACCACTCACGATGAAGCACGCGACAGTGGTCGTGAAAGCGCCGTTCATACGCCCAGCAATAGCACTGGCACATCCAGCGGTATTGGCACCTCCGCCACTACTAGCAGTGGCGCGCTCAGCAGCGCTTGTTCGCCACTGCTCTACAAGGAGTCACTCGAACAATTGCTGCAACGTCGTCGTTCCGGCTCCTCACTCGGTGGCGTCAGCGACAGTCTGCGTTCATACACACAGCTGTTGCTCTCCTCGAGCACGCCCGGTTGCACCGACACGTCTAGCTGCAAGGAGAAAAGCTCCTCATCTTCTACCTCATCAACACCACCACCCACCTCAGCGCTGCTGGCGCAACACCAGCTGCTCACTCAACGGCTAAATAGCCCATCGGAGTCGTCGTCACTCTTTGGCGAGCCCATCGAGGAAGAGACACGTTGCGTCGTCTGCAATGCACATTTTCCGAATGTGTGGCTGTTGGAGCAGCATGCAGCACTCCAGCACCCACACATCGGGCCGGGCGAAGAGAAACCGTTCATTTGTGAGCAATGCGGTCAATCGTATCGTTATCGCTCCGCATATGCTAAGCATAAGGAGCAGAATCATCGCGCCCGCTTGCCGGCCGACAAGCTCTTCACGTGCGACGTCTGTGGCATGCAATTCCGTTATCTCAAATCGTTTAAAAAGCATCGTCTCAATCACGCGCTGGAGCGCTTGCACGGCAAGAAGGGCGTGATCGGCAAACATTGTCTGGCACCGGTGCATGTGCTCGGGGAACAAGACGTAGTGACTAGTTCACAGGAGCCGATGGTTGCCGACGAGGGTGGTGAGGATTTGCGCATCAATGTGAAACGTGAGCAGGACGATGATGAACGTGAACAGCGAGAACGTGAGGATCAGGACTGCACCGTTGACTCGGCTGGAATGATGCTCtacaatgacaacaacaacgcGACGTCTTTAGCCACAACCAGCGTCGCGGAGGCGAACATTAGCAGTTCAGATGGAATTCATAGTACAAATAAGGGG CCACGCCTTCTTGCAACTCCACAAATGGAAACGGATCCCTCCTATCATCATTTGCAACGCCACCCACAACATCCACATCACCACCAACAGCAACTACCgcaacaacatcaacatcaacagTTGCCACCACATTTGCATGGCAATGTGGCTGGTACATCACTGCCACCACATCAACATCAGCATCCGCATGCAGCTTTGCCTCATTCGCATCATCCACACGCACATGCGCATCACGCCGCTGCTGCATCAACACTGAATTCGTTGAACTCACTCAACTCCATTACATCGCTGATCAATGCCGAACGCATACCAAACGAACAATTCCTGGGCCTTAATCCGCAAGAGGCTTCAATACTCAACTTTCTGCGTGTCGATGCAGCTGAGCGTCAGCGGGACAAACG CCCCCAAACCTCACGTTTCGCCTGCCCCTTCTGTGGCAAATGCGTACGCTCCAAGGAGAATCTGAAATTGCATGTGCGCAAGCACACCGGCGAACGACCATTTGTGTGCCTCTTCTGTGGACGCGCCTTCGGTGGAAAATCGGACCTCACACGCCATCTGCGCATACATACCGGCGAACGGCCGTATCACTGCGAATCCTGTGGCAAGTGCTTTGCACGCGCCGACTATCTGTCGAAGCATCTCACCACCCACATACACAATGCACCACGCTGA